GTAACTTGATTCCGTTTTTTTTGAAACTATCATTTGGAACTGGTCGGTTCTACTGTGCCGAAGCAGGGCTACTAAACCTTTGCCTGTTTTTTATTATTATTTTTTGAATTCTTTCAGGGCAGTAAAAGCAACATCCTCCGCTGCTTTGGTTGGTGAATTGCAGTCACAATTGCTCATTCCGATCACATAAATATCCTCACTAGGAATGTAAACCCCCATGGTCTTAAAACCAAATATACTACCTCCGTGTTCTCGTAACATTATTCCGTTAACTTCTTTTAAATGCCAGCCATATCCATAGTTAAACGCTTCTCCGTTATTTAATTTGTGAACGGTAAAAGCCTTATTTAAAGTCTTCGAAGGTAGCAGAACGTTGTTGGTTAACGCATTTTGCCACCTAAGCATATCAGCCGATGTTGACATGAGTGATCCCGATGAAAAAGGGATGGTAAAACTAATCCGGGCCTTGTTTACATATTCAGACTGCTTCCTTTGATAACCGTAAGCACGCTTTCCAATAATGGCTCTTTCACTGGCATATCTGGAATGATTCATACCGGTTTTCTCAAAAATATTTTTTGTAACAAACTGTTCATAGCTCATGCCAGATACGAGTTCAATGATGTAGCCCAGCACGATGTAGCCTGAATTATTGTACTCAAATTTCTCCCCTGGCAAAAAATCGACGGGTTCGTTTTTAAAGAAATCCACCATTTCCTTAGGCGACAGGTCCTTTTGAGAAATCTCGCCAAGTGATTTCATCTTCGTAAAATCTTTGATCCCCGAGGTATGTGTCAAAAGATGGTGTAGGGTAATTTTGCTGCCAGAAGGATAATCCGGTATATACTGGCCAATAGCATCCTTTACGTTTAATTTACCCTGTTCTTCCAACATCAGAATGGCCACGGCGGTAAATTGTTTGGTGATTGATCCGAGTTGAAAGACGTTGTCACAGGATAGATCAGTGCCAAGTTCGATATTGGATTTCCCATACGCCTTATGATAAATTGGCTTTCCGGCTCTGGAGATCAAAAACACGCCGCCAGGTCCCTCTTTATCTTTAAAAACGTTTGAAAGCAGGCTGTCTATTTTTGATTCCAGGGTTTGCGCTCTAAGCGCATTTGGAGTAATGCCTGATATAACGATAAAAATTAACAACGTACAGTATTGCCGTTTGCATCGGCTTGCGATCAATCCGATAACGAGAAAGATGTTTGGTATTTGCATTTTCATGATTTGACTGATCAATTGTTACTGATTGCTTGATCCAGGGTTTTGGTAGCCTTAAAAGCTGCGAGCAGCGCTAGTCCGGCCATGGTGAAGATACAGGCCGGGTACAAGGCGTCCTGGTTAAGAGTTGTATAGGAAGACAATAACAGGCCTATGAAGATGCCCAACCCGACACCGATCAACAGAAATGCCAGATTCAAAATAACAATTCTGAAAAATAAACTGCCGGGACGGCGGCCATGCATGAAAATGGAAGCATCCACACCTTTCTCAATCAACGCCAGGCGCTCTTTGTTTCGGGTGGATAGGAAAAGATAGAAAATGCCGAAAATCGACAAAAAAAGGCTGATGGGAATTAATATGGTCGTATTCATCACTTTTTTGATTTAGGTTTTCTGATGTGTTCCCAGGCTTGGACGACAAGGTCTTGCGGCAGGTTACAAAGATCTAATAGATTTTTTTACCGGAAGCTTGTAACCATACCGGCTCATCTGTCGTCAGACCTGTTCAAAAGACAGAGAAGTTTTTTCAATGGACAAAATTGACGATCAGCACTATATCAAAAGAATCATAGCAGGAAATCCGGACGAATTTGCCGTACTGGTCAACAGGTATAAGAATATGGTCTTTACGCTAAGCTATAAGATGATCAAAAACAGAGAGCAGGCAGAAGAAGTATGCCAGGACGCGTTTGTGAAAGTATACAGATCGCTTGATACATTTAAATCGGAATCTAAATTCTCGACCTGGGTTTACAAGATCACCTATAATACCTGTCTTGATCATTTAAAAAAATATAATAACAAAAACAGTCTTGTTTCCTTTGAAGATCTCAGCGGTGAACAGCTGAAAACAATTGAAAATATTTTAGACGGTACTGATCAGGCCGAAAGAAATCAAAAAATTCAGGACTGTTTACATCTGCTGCCACCACAGGAAGCATTTTTATTGACTTTATATTACTTTGACGATCTGACGATCGAAGAAATAGCCAAGGTGATAGCTACGAATGCAAACAATATTAAAATAAAACTTTTCAGAAGCAGAAAGAACCTGGCCTGTATTTTACGCCAGCATTTAGGACCCGAAATGATAGCTTACTATGAAAGAGAAAAAAGATAAGCAGCTGGAGGATTTTACCTGCCATATTATGAAATCAGCCGCACTGCAATCACCTTCCCAAAACTTTACCGCAAAAGTGATGATGCAGGCTCTGGCCCCTAAAAAAAGTCAGTTGACAGTCTATAGACCTTTGATTCCCAATTGGGTCTTTGCCTTATTACTCGCATTTTTTATGGCAGCCTTTATTTTTCTGCCCGAGTATAGCCCGCCACATACCAAAGTCTGGTTGTCATATACCGGTTTCAGCACGTTTTTCGATCTTGCCCGCCCGGTATTTTTTAAATTTTCAAAAATGGCAAGTTATACCACTGCTTTTGCGACCCTTATGTTTTTCGTTCAGATTTTTGTACTGAAAAAATATTTTCAGTACAAGTTGAAAACTACGGCGCTCCATCATGAAATGTAAATCTGCCAGTGAAAAGCCGAAGCGTTGGCTAAAAAATCACAGGAAAATCATCTGTAGCGATCCCGTTTTTCATTTTTTATGCGGAGCAATTTGCCGTGCAGCCTTCAGCGCGGATCCGTAAGTCCAAAGATCCTGATAAATGCCGAAGTAATATTTGAATAGGTTTTCGTCTGTCAGGGAGGTATTGGTAAACAGTATCACGGCCACTTCTTTTGAAAGGTTTGCAAGCATTTCTGTCTTGACTCCGGGGTCTGTTCCGCCGTGGCCGATCTGGGTTACATCCATTTTGGTGGCCCAAAAAAGTCCGGAGTTCAGCTCGTTAAGCTTAATGTTGGCGGGCTTGCTTTCCGGTGTAAACTGAAAGCGCTGCATGGTATCCACAGAAGTTTTTTGAAGAATTCGTTTACCCTGGAATGACCCGTCTGAAAGCAGCGCAATGAAAAAATTTGTAAGTTCTGCAACCGAAGTGCGCACACCGCCGTCAGGGTACGTCGCCAGTCCGTATAACGGGATCGTTTTTAAGGTATCAGTCTGCTTATCGTATAGTTTGGAGTGTAAAGAGGGGTTAATCTCAGAAAGCAGCCAGCAGGTGTTTTTCATTTTTAAGGGTTTGAAGATCCACTGTTTGCTGTATTCATTCAGGGGCATACCAACGGCCTGTTCGATGATATAGCCCGCAAGGCCTGCGGCAATATTGGAATATTCGCGGTATGAGCCAGGCTTTTGATTTAGAAAATTATCTTTTGAGTAGAACCTTCCCTTCGGATCAAAATAGCTTTTCAGAAACTGGCCAAGCGGCGTTGGATGGTCGCCACCGTAGTAGTAAGCGCTGTCATACACGGCTGAACGGTCTGTAATGCCCGAAGTGTGCGTAGCCAGATTTCGGAGCGTAATTTTCTCGTTAGGACAGTATGGATTGATGACCTTGAAAGGCAGATAAGTGTTGATGTCCTGATCCAGAGAAAGCTTTTTATCTTCAAGCGCCTTCATCATACAGACACCGGTAAAGGTTTTGCCAATCGAGCCGATGTTCATAATGGTACTGGGCGTAAAGGGCTTTTTGTTTTCCAGATCCGCATAACCGTATCCCTTCATCCAGACCACCTTTTGATCGACGATGATTGCCGCACCAAGGCCAACCATGCCCCCAAGGTTCATTTTTGTCTCAATAAGACTATCCAGGGCGATTAATGTCCGTGGAGATCCGGCGATCGGTGCCTGGCAAAAGCCGGGCGCGGCATACGCCGGAAGAAACATTGCAATAGCAAGCAGCAGAGATGATTTCATTGGTAATTATAGATTCGTTTTGATTCCGAAATTGACAAGGTTAAACTTGTTTGCTTCCAATTTCTTCCAGGGTTCTGACCCATTAAAGCTTTCAAAGAAAAGAATTAAAATAAGATAAAAATTGGTAGGATGACCAACCCGAAGCGTTTGATGACAGATACACTAAAACCCACGTCCCAAAGGTTTGGGAGGTATTTTACCAGTATTCGACACCTTTTTGGGCTTGCCTGTCGATAGGTATGGTTGCAAAAAGCGAATTGTCTACTTTTGTGGTCTGTTTGGCGTTGCAATCAGATTTCGGCCCGGACATCAGAACCTAAAGCCAACATACATTTCACAGCTGAACCAACAACCTACACAAACATGATGCGAACAATTATTTTTGCCACAACATTTCTTTTTTGCCTAAGCAATGTTTTCGGACAAACAGGAAACAAAAAACTTAAAATCTCTCATTTGACAGGCGGCTTTTACATCTATACAACTTATAATACCTACAAGGGAGAACAGGTTTCGGCAAATGGAATGTATCTTGTGACCAGCAAGCAGGTTGTTATCTTTGATACGCCCTGGGATACAACACAGTTTCAGCCACTACTTGATAGCATAAAGGTAAAACACAAGAAAACCGCCACGCTGTGTATTGCCACAGATTTCCATTCTGACAGAACTGCCGGACTTGAGTATTATAAAAAGAAAGGAATCAAAACTTTTACAACCATACGAATCGATCAGACCAGCATAAAAAGAGGGATGAAAAGAGCCGAACTTATTATGGAAAACGATACTTCTTTTACCGTAGGCCAGTATAGCTTTCAGACTTATTTTCCAGGGGAAGGACACACGGCTGACAATATTATCATATGGTTCGGAAAGCAGAAGATTCTTTACGGAGGCTGTCTGATCAAAAGCATGCAAGATCAGGACCTAGGTTATCTGGGGGATGCAAACGT
The nucleotide sequence above comes from Dyadobacter subterraneus. Encoded proteins:
- a CDS encoding DUF6249 domain-containing protein, whose translation is MNTTILIPISLFLSIFGIFYLFLSTRNKERLALIEKGVDASIFMHGRRPGSLFFRIVILNLAFLLIGVGLGIFIGLLLSSYTTLNQDALYPACIFTMAGLALLAAFKATKTLDQAISNN
- the bla gene encoding BlaB/IND/MUS family subclass B1 metallo-beta-lactamase; amino-acid sequence: MRTIIFATTFLFCLSNVFGQTGNKKLKISHLTGGFYIYTTYNTYKGEQVSANGMYLVTSKQVVIFDTPWDTTQFQPLLDSIKVKHKKTATLCIATDFHSDRTAGLEYYKKKGIKTFTTIRIDQTSIKRGMKRAELIMENDTSFTVGQYSFQTYFPGEGHTADNIIIWFGKQKILYGGCLIKSMQDQDLGYLGDANVKKYAATVENVKKKCPAPKYVIPGHGDWSNVKALAHTLFMAQQLNK
- a CDS encoding serine hydrolase domain-containing protein; protein product: MKSSLLLAIAMFLPAYAAPGFCQAPIAGSPRTLIALDSLIETKMNLGGMVGLGAAIIVDQKVVWMKGYGYADLENKKPFTPSTIMNIGSIGKTFTGVCMMKALEDKKLSLDQDINTYLPFKVINPYCPNEKITLRNLATHTSGITDRSAVYDSAYYYGGDHPTPLGQFLKSYFDPKGRFYSKDNFLNQKPGSYREYSNIAAGLAGYIIEQAVGMPLNEYSKQWIFKPLKMKNTCWLLSEINPSLHSKLYDKQTDTLKTIPLYGLATYPDGGVRTSVAELTNFFIALLSDGSFQGKRILQKTSVDTMQRFQFTPESKPANIKLNELNSGLFWATKMDVTQIGHGGTDPGVKTEMLANLSKEVAVILFTNTSLTDENLFKYYFGIYQDLWTYGSALKAARQIAPHKK
- a CDS encoding RNA polymerase sigma factor, whose protein sequence is MDKIDDQHYIKRIIAGNPDEFAVLVNRYKNMVFTLSYKMIKNREQAEEVCQDAFVKVYRSLDTFKSESKFSTWVYKITYNTCLDHLKKYNNKNSLVSFEDLSGEQLKTIENILDGTDQAERNQKIQDCLHLLPPQEAFLLTLYYFDDLTIEEIAKVIATNANNIKIKLFRSRKNLACILRQHLGPEMIAYYEREKR
- a CDS encoding serine hydrolase domain-containing protein, with product MKMQIPNIFLVIGLIASRCKRQYCTLLIFIVISGITPNALRAQTLESKIDSLLSNVFKDKEGPGGVFLISRAGKPIYHKAYGKSNIELGTDLSCDNVFQLGSITKQFTAVAILMLEEQGKLNVKDAIGQYIPDYPSGSKITLHHLLTHTSGIKDFTKMKSLGEISQKDLSPKEMVDFFKNEPVDFLPGEKFEYNNSGYIVLGYIIELVSGMSYEQFVTKNIFEKTGMNHSRYASERAIIGKRAYGYQRKQSEYVNKARISFTIPFSSGSLMSTSADMLRWQNALTNNVLLPSKTLNKAFTVHKLNNGEAFNYGYGWHLKEVNGIMLREHGGSIFGFKTMGVYIPSEDIYVIGMSNCDCNSPTKAAEDVAFTALKEFKK